One window of the Elusimicrobiota bacterium genome contains the following:
- a CDS encoding flagellar biosynthesis protein — protein MGSRLGYLLSVTGLAFFLGGCAVGRGTLHVQVSLPENPAKGISVRIADVTDSRVFEHRPKRASTPSLMNASDYSNDEIKSRAIARKRGGYGQALGDILLPEGATVRALVKDIMTRALRESGYSVLKTGDPGASAAIPITVDIKEFWGWFTPGFAVVSVEFKSDLKVTGNIPEFSEGKNIHGNGVVKGMSATTRTWNAAMNKHIEDIVQKVRQK, from the coding sequence ATGGGATCTCGTTTGGGGTATTTATTAAGTGTTACTGGATTGGCTTTTTTTCTTGGAGGATGTGCTGTTGGACGTGGAACATTACATGTTCAGGTTTCACTCCCTGAAAATCCAGCTAAGGGGATTTCTGTTCGCATTGCCGACGTTACAGATAGTCGGGTCTTTGAACATCGTCCGAAAAGGGCCTCAACTCCTTCCCTGATGAATGCATCTGATTATTCCAACGATGAAATTAAATCCCGAGCCATTGCCCGAAAGCGTGGAGGATATGGACAAGCGCTTGGAGACATCCTCCTGCCTGAAGGGGCAACGGTTCGAGCACTGGTTAAAGACATTATGACCCGGGCGCTTAGAGAGTCAGGCTATTCTGTCCTAAAAACTGGCGATCCCGGGGCTTCGGCGGCAATCCCCATTACTGTAGACATCAAAGAGTTTTGGGGTTGGTTTACCCCAGGGTTTGCTGTTGTCAGTGTTGAATTTAAATCCGATCTTAAAGTGACGGGCAATATTCCTGAATTTTCTGAAGGGAAGAATATTCACGGGAATGGTGTCGTAAAAGGGATGTCTGCAACGACACGG